One Pseudomonas sp. HOU2 genomic window carries:
- a CDS encoding PilT/PilU family type 4a pilus ATPase, producing the protein MEIDALLLRLSSQHGSDLFLSTGAPPSARIDGVLTPFSERPFKPGEVEAIANSLMDAEQRREFDRDLEMNLAISRTGVGRFRVNIFKQRNDVSIVIRNVKLDIPRFEDLKLPPVLLETVMLKQGLILFVGATDSGKSTSLAALIDHRNRHSSGHIITIEDPVEYIHRHQRSIINQREVGVDTRSFHAALKNTLRQAPDVVLIGEIRDRETMEHALTFADTGHLVLSTLHAHNANQALDRIVNLFPEERRPQLLHALGNNLKAFVSQRLVRTVDGQRRAAVEVMLGTPTIADLIRRNELGELKGIMEKSGEVGMQTFDAALYGLVVEGVISEDEALKHADSQNNLRLRLKLHAEAGPAPAPSSSGDWGLMD; encoded by the coding sequence ATGGAAATCGATGCACTGTTGCTCCGTCTGTCGAGCCAGCACGGCTCTGACCTGTTCCTGTCCACGGGAGCGCCACCCAGTGCGCGCATCGATGGCGTGCTGACGCCGTTCAGCGAGCGGCCGTTCAAGCCCGGTGAGGTCGAGGCCATCGCCAACTCCTTGATGGACGCCGAGCAGCGGCGCGAGTTCGATCGGGATCTGGAAATGAACCTGGCGATTTCCCGTACGGGCGTCGGGCGTTTTCGGGTGAACATCTTCAAGCAACGCAATGATGTGTCAATCGTGATCCGCAACGTCAAACTCGATATCCCGCGATTCGAAGACCTGAAACTGCCGCCGGTACTGCTGGAAACGGTGATGCTCAAACAGGGGCTGATCCTGTTCGTTGGCGCCACCGACTCCGGTAAATCCACCTCGCTGGCAGCGCTGATTGACCACCGCAACCGCCACAGCAGCGGGCACATCATCACCATCGAAGACCCGGTGGAGTATATCCATCGGCACCAGCGCTCGATCATCAATCAACGCGAAGTCGGCGTCGATACCCGCAGTTTCCATGCGGCGCTGAAAAACACCCTGCGCCAGGCCCCGGACGTGGTGCTGATCGGCGAGATCCGCGACCGCGAAACCATGGAGCATGCGCTGACGTTTGCCGACACCGGGCACCTGGTGCTGTCGACGCTGCATGCGCACAACGCCAATCAGGCGCTGGACCGTATCGTCAATCTGTTCCCCGAAGAGCGCCGCCCGCAGTTGCTGCATGCGCTGGGCAACAATCTCAAGGCCTTTGTTTCGCAACGGTTGGTGCGCACTGTTGATGGGCAGCGCCGGGCGGCGGTCGAGGTGATGCTTGGCACCCCGACCATCGCCGACCTGATCCGCCGCAACGAGTTGGGCGAACTCAAGGGCATCATGGAGAAGTCCGGCGAGGTCGGCATGCAGACCTTTGACGCGGCGCTGTACGGGCTGGTGGTGGAGGGCGTGATCAGTGAAGACGAAGCGCTCAAACATGCCGATTCGCAGAACAATCTGCGCCTGCGTTTGAAACTGCACGCCGAGGCGGGCCCGGCGCCCGCGCCTTCATCATCAGGCGATTGGGGCTTGATGGACTGA
- a CDS encoding acetoacetate--CoA ligase → MSDLLWQPDAKRIAQSRMDQFRRDINQRHGLALNSYTDLHRWSVEQREAFWQAIVDFFDIRFHTQPDAVLREGAQMPSAEWFPGATLNFAEHLLRRRDDAVAVIAVAENGQREQLTWAEMAEHVAGFQASLQAAGVGLGDRVAACMPNTWQTLVAMLATTSLGAIWSCSSPDFGTHGVIDRFGQIEPKVLITCAGYRYAGKDIDQTAKVNEILAQLPSLQQLIIVPYARAQAHVEDYHSHANVTLWDDFYQPGGEPRFVPVPFNHPLYVLYSSGTTGVPKCIVHSTGGVLLQHAKEHGLHVDLGPGDRLFYYTTCGWMMWNWLVSALAVGSAVVLYDGSPFHPGHERLLDLIDDERISVFGTSPKFLATLESSGLKPAHSHDLSSLKTLLCTGSALSPQSYDFVYRDFKRDVCLASMSGGTDVVSCFVNGNPLSPVRRGEIMGKSLGMAVEVWNDKGVAVIGEKGELVCTRHFPAMPVGLWHDPDGAKLRKSYFSLFPGVWAQGDYAEQLPHGGMLIHGRSDAVLNPGGVRIGTAEIYRQVEKVPQVLDSVAIGQQWQDDVRVVLFVRLQDGVTLDDALQQQIRQVIRANTTPRHVPAKIVAVTDIPRTISGKVVELAVRNVVHGEPVKNTDALANPEALEQFRNRPELLD, encoded by the coding sequence ATGTCCGACCTCCTCTGGCAACCCGATGCCAAGCGTATCGCCCAATCGCGCATGGATCAGTTCCGCCGCGACATCAATCAGCGCCATGGCCTGGCGCTGAACAGCTACACCGACCTGCACCGCTGGAGCGTGGAACAGCGCGAAGCGTTCTGGCAGGCGATCGTCGATTTCTTCGACATCCGCTTTCACACCCAGCCCGACGCCGTCCTGCGTGAAGGCGCGCAGATGCCCAGTGCCGAATGGTTTCCCGGCGCGACCCTGAATTTTGCCGAACACCTGCTGCGCCGTCGTGACGATGCCGTTGCAGTGATCGCCGTGGCGGAAAACGGTCAGCGCGAACAGCTGACCTGGGCTGAGATGGCCGAACACGTCGCCGGTTTTCAGGCCAGCCTGCAAGCCGCCGGTGTCGGCCTCGGCGACCGCGTGGCCGCGTGTATGCCCAACACCTGGCAGACCCTGGTGGCGATGCTCGCGACCACCAGCCTCGGGGCGATCTGGTCGTGCTCGTCGCCGGACTTCGGCACCCACGGGGTGATCGACCGTTTCGGCCAGATCGAACCCAAAGTGTTGATCACCTGCGCCGGGTACCGTTATGCCGGCAAAGACATCGACCAGACCGCCAAGGTCAACGAAATCCTCGCGCAACTGCCATCGCTGCAGCAGTTGATCATCGTCCCCTACGCTCGCGCGCAGGCCCATGTCGAGGATTACCACAGCCACGCCAACGTGACGTTGTGGGACGACTTTTACCAACCCGGCGGCGAACCGCGGTTTGTCCCGGTGCCGTTCAATCATCCGTTGTACGTGCTGTATTCCAGCGGCACCACCGGCGTACCCAAATGCATCGTGCACAGCACCGGCGGCGTACTGCTGCAGCATGCCAAGGAGCATGGCCTGCACGTCGATCTCGGCCCCGGTGACCGGTTGTTCTACTACACCACTTGCGGCTGGATGATGTGGAACTGGCTGGTCTCGGCCCTCGCGGTCGGAAGCGCGGTAGTGCTGTATGACGGTTCGCCGTTTCACCCCGGCCATGAACGACTGCTGGATCTGATCGACGACGAGCGCATCAGCGTATTCGGCACCAGCCCCAAGTTTCTCGCGACACTGGAAAGCAGCGGTTTGAAGCCTGCGCACAGCCATGATCTGAGTAGCCTGAAGACCTTGCTCTGCACAGGCTCCGCGCTGTCGCCGCAGAGCTATGACTTCGTCTACCGCGACTTCAAGCGCGACGTGTGCCTGGCGTCGATGTCCGGCGGCACCGATGTGGTGTCGTGCTTCGTCAATGGCAACCCGCTGTCGCCCGTGCGCCGAGGCGAGATCATGGGCAAGAGCCTGGGCATGGCCGTTGAAGTATGGAATGACAAAGGCGTCGCAGTGATCGGCGAAAAAGGCGAACTGGTTTGCACTCGGCACTTCCCGGCGATGCCCGTCGGTCTGTGGCACGACCCTGACGGCGCAAAACTGCGCAAATCCTATTTCAGCCTGTTCCCCGGCGTCTGGGCCCAGGGCGACTACGCCGAGCAATTGCCCCACGGCGGGATGCTGATCCACGGCCGCTCCGACGCGGTGCTCAACCCCGGCGGCGTGCGCATCGGCACGGCGGAAATCTATCGTCAGGTCGAGAAAGTCCCGCAGGTGCTGGACAGCGTGGCGATCGGGCAGCAATGGCAGGACGATGTGCGCGTGGTGCTGTTTGTCCGTCTGCAGGATGGCGTGACGCTGGATGATGCCTTGCAACAGCAGATTCGCCAGGTGATCCGCGCCAACACCACACCGCGCCATGTGCCGGCGAAGATCGTCGCGGTGACCGATATTCCGCGCACCATCAGCGGCAAGGTGGTGGAACTCGCGGTGCGCAATGTGGTGCATGGCGAACCGGTGAAAAATACCGATGCGTTGGCTAATCCTGAAGCGCTGGAGCAGTTTCGCAATCGCCCGGAGCTGTTGGATTAA